From Hippea alviniae EP5-r, the proteins below share one genomic window:
- a CDS encoding MBL fold metallo-hydrolase, giving the protein MIKITTVVENTATKARFRAEHGLSMFIEKDGEAVLFDTGQTDALIHNAKLLGIDLSKIDKVILSHGHYDHVGGLKYLLEFTKPKVYAHPEIFRKRYSHLSDDRNLRYIGIEDREFFEKKGAEFILSEEPIEVIDGVFTTGFEKMRTDFEEVDKNFVYEKDGEYVKDEVEDDMSVVIKTRHGLFVLFGCAHRGIINIMLDAEEKFKDKVFGFLGGTHLGPASENQRKKTIETLKKMDLRVMGPSHCTGLLMTSRMYCEFGDRVIFNNVGTVTIIE; this is encoded by the coding sequence TGGATTGAGTATGTTTATTGAGAAGGATGGAGAAGCTGTTCTGTTTGATACGGGTCAGACTGATGCTTTAATTCATAATGCAAAGCTGCTTGGGATAGATTTAAGCAAGATTGATAAGGTGATTTTATCGCATGGGCATTATGACCATGTTGGCGGATTGAAGTATCTGCTTGAGTTTACAAAACCTAAGGTTTATGCGCATCCTGAGATTTTTAGAAAGAGATACTCTCATCTCAGTGATGATAGGAATTTAAGGTATATAGGCATTGAAGATAGAGAGTTTTTTGAGAAGAAGGGTGCTGAGTTTATTTTATCTGAAGAACCAATCGAAGTGATAGATGGTGTATTTACGACTGGATTTGAGAAGATGAGAACGGATTTTGAAGAAGTTGATAAGAATTTTGTCTATGAGAAAGATGGTGAGTATGTGAAGGATGAAGTTGAAGATGATATGAGCGTTGTTATAAAGACAAGGCATGGTTTGTTTGTTCTGTTTGGATGTGCTCATCGTGGGATTATAAACATAATGCTTGATGCAGAAGAGAAGTTTAAGGATAAGGTGTTTGGATTTTTGGGTGGAACGCATTTAGGACCTGCATCAGAAAATCAGAGAAAAAAAACGATAGAAACTTTGAAAAAGATGGATCTTAGGGTTATGGGACCATCACACTGCACAGGGCTTCTTATGACTTCAAGGATGTACTGTGAGTTTGGCGATAGGGTTATATTTAACAATGTTGGAACCGTTACAATTATAGAGTGA
- a CDS encoding fumarylacetoacetate hydrolase family protein has translation MQSINFNGERVYPSKVVCIARNYVEHIKELKNEPPENITLFIKPNSSITNELVLPSFGNCHYEGEIAFVIKDDRFVGVGFGLDLTLRDIQGKLKEKGLPWEKAKAFDKAAVFGDFVEFGGDLSDLSLELYINGELKQKGGYDLMIYKPEQVFEEARKYFTFYDYDLLMTGTPKGVGPFSKGDEFVGRILYKGDVLVENKWIAK, from the coding sequence ATGCAGAGTATCAATTTTAATGGAGAGAGAGTCTATCCGAGTAAGGTTGTCTGCATAGCAAGAAACTATGTTGAGCATATAAAGGAGTTAAAAAACGAACCACCGGAGAATATAACGCTGTTTATAAAGCCAAATAGCTCGATTACAAATGAACTTGTTTTGCCTTCCTTTGGCAATTGTCATTATGAAGGTGAGATAGCCTTTGTTATTAAGGATGATAGGTTTGTTGGCGTTGGCTTTGGTCTTGATTTGACTTTAAGGGATATTCAGGGAAAACTGAAGGAGAAAGGTTTGCCCTGGGAGAAGGCAAAAGCATTTGATAAAGCTGCTGTTTTTGGTGATTTTGTTGAGTTTGGTGGTGATTTGTCTGATTTGAGTCTTGAGCTTTATATAAATGGCGAATTGAAACAAAAAGGTGGATATGATTTGATGATTTATAAGCCAGAGCAGGTGTTTGAAGAAGCAAGAAAATACTTTACATTTTACGATTATGACCTGCTTATGACGGGTACACCTAAGGGTGTTGGACCTTTTAGTAAAGGCGATGAGTTTGTTGGCAGGATTTTGTATAAGGGGGATGTTTTGGTTGAGAATAAATGGATAGCAAAATGA
- a CDS encoding STT3 domain-containing protein produces MKDKNLYLSIGAFWVLVFIVFFASGFYRYHQFQKWKEHSSVYFVDNYPAMTTLDAYYWLRYAKEYKNGTYYKDGKDKLRAYPEGTDKPKPVPLISFIIVWISKIFDSSIYVSGLIIIPLFASLFIIPLALYGWEIDTPIAGIVGGFVGAFSWMYAIRTAMGRVDTDLLQLFFLFSGSLLLLKVSKTQNEKRRYIYSALLGLNFFLFGWWYAHFGIDLVYLVVMVFMLAVRRIGLKQSVVSVILFILFANPVWVFHSLGGLFDFVSSYGEVKTVGNGNFPNILKTITEAEHISAAKVLSFILSFKALNVLGLLFTLVFLFSLKLDAVPILPVFLLGLLVFKSSNRLVMFLAPFIGIGLGFAMDLTLKRVFKESKFDLKAKSSIASFAVLLLIGAIGGFTAYKFVPSPSIAAPIVKSFVDIKHRFDKGVIFSWWDYGYAIEDIDGFATYHDGGVHGGARTYLVAKALIGDNQTLMHNIIAFMDANGVKPITDAIKDNKSASYAVKLAFNYDKPIKDKDNYVLFTQDMIGKYYAISYLGSWDFEKKRSYPDGFYVINSCYGYKNGVFLCRQGNIDLKSGAVGNLKIKRWIWVVDGVVKQEKIMSPEGVNVEICFVKNREANKMDFVFALVCDDKVFRSNFNKMFILGEYNHKLFEEVYNNFPFARLFRVK; encoded by the coding sequence ATGAAAGACAAGAACCTTTACTTAAGTATAGGAGCCTTTTGGGTTTTGGTTTTTATTGTGTTTTTTGCTTCAGGATTCTATAGATATCATCAGTTTCAAAAATGGAAAGAGCATTCGTCTGTCTATTTTGTTGATAACTATCCAGCTATGACGACGCTTGATGCCTATTATTGGCTTAGGTATGCGAAGGAGTATAAAAATGGAACATACTATAAGGATGGCAAAGACAAACTTAGAGCTTATCCTGAAGGCACTGACAAACCAAAGCCTGTTCCTTTGATTAGCTTTATTATTGTCTGGATTTCAAAGATATTTGATAGCTCTATATATGTGAGCGGATTGATAATTATACCGCTGTTTGCGAGTTTGTTTATTATTCCTTTGGCTTTATATGGGTGGGAGATTGACACTCCAATTGCTGGTATTGTTGGTGGTTTTGTTGGTGCCTTTTCTTGGATGTATGCGATAAGAACCGCTATGGGTAGGGTTGATACAGATTTGCTTCAGTTGTTTTTCCTGTTTTCTGGCTCTCTGCTTCTGCTAAAAGTATCAAAAACACAGAATGAAAAGAGAAGGTATATTTACTCTGCTTTACTGGGTTTAAACTTTTTTCTATTTGGTTGGTGGTATGCACATTTTGGTATAGATTTGGTTTATCTTGTTGTCATGGTTTTCATGTTGGCTGTCAGACGAATAGGTTTAAAACAATCCGTTGTTTCTGTTATTCTGTTTATCCTATTCGCCAATCCTGTTTGGGTTTTTCACTCTCTTGGTGGTTTGTTTGATTTCGTATCGAGCTATGGTGAAGTTAAAACAGTTGGTAACGGTAATTTCCCGAATATACTTAAAACTATAACAGAAGCAGAACATATATCGGCTGCTAAGGTGTTATCATTTATTTTATCTTTTAAGGCTTTGAATGTTTTAGGTTTATTGTTTACTTTAGTTTTTCTTTTTAGTCTTAAGCTTGATGCTGTGCCGATTCTGCCTGTTTTTCTATTGGGCTTACTTGTTTTTAAAAGCTCAAATAGGCTTGTTATGTTTCTTGCACCGTTTATTGGTATAGGACTGGGTTTTGCAATGGATTTAACACTAAAAAGGGTGTTCAAAGAGTCAAAATTTGACTTGAAAGCAAAAAGTTCTATTGCGAGTTTTGCAGTTTTGCTTCTCATTGGTGCAATAGGTGGATTTACTGCTTATAAGTTTGTGCCAAGTCCATCTATTGCTGCTCCTATTGTTAAGTCTTTTGTCGATATAAAACATAGATTTGATAAAGGAGTTATATTTAGCTGGTGGGATTATGGGTATGCTATTGAAGATATTGATGGTTTTGCAACATACCACGATGGTGGTGTACATGGCGGTGCCAGAACCTATCTTGTTGCCAAAGCTCTAATAGGTGATAACCAGACACTAATGCACAATATAATCGCATTTATGGATGCAAATGGTGTCAAACCTATAACTGATGCTATAAAAGATAACAAAAGCGCATCTTATGCTGTGAAATTGGCTTTTAATTACGATAAGCCCATAAAGGATAAAGATAATTATGTTCTGTTTACTCAGGATATGATAGGCAAATATTATGCCATAAGCTATCTTGGAAGTTGGGATTTTGAAAAGAAGAGGTCTTACCCTGATGGTTTCTATGTGATAAATAGCTGTTATGGATATAAGAATGGTGTGTTTTTATGTAGACAGGGTAATATAGATTTGAAAAGCGGTGCTGTTGGTAATTTGAAGATAAAAAGATGGATTTGGGTTGTTGATGGTGTTGTAAAGCAGGAGAAAATTATGAGCCCTGAAGGTGTGAATGTTGAGATTTGTTTTGTGAAGAATAGAGAAGCTAATAAAATGGATTTTGTATTTGCCCTTGTTTGTGATGATAAGGTGTTTAGAAGTAATTTTAATAAGATGTTTATTCTGGGTGAGTATAATCATAAGTTATTTGAGGAGGTTTACAACAACTTTCCTTTTGCCCGTTTGTTTAGAGTGAAATAG
- the rpsB gene encoding 30S ribosomal protein S2, translated as MSYVTMKELLEAGVHFGHQTKRWNPKMKPFIFAARKDIHIIDLQKTIVYFDKAYEFLEDEAAKGKTVLFVCTKKQGKEDVKEAAESCGMPYVNEKWLGGLLTNFATIQKSIQKLERLEEMEETGEIEAYTKKEQKILRKRKEKLQKYLSGIRDMKNLPDILLVIDVKREELAVKEANKLGIPIVALVDTNCDPDPIDYVIPGNDDAIRSIKLIVSRLAEAIKSGKARYEKELELKQEEEAFEEGREEKLEAEEEEE; from the coding sequence ATGTCTTATGTTACGATGAAAGAGCTGCTTGAGGCGGGTGTGCATTTTGGCCATCAGACCAAGCGCTGGAATCCTAAGATGAAGCCGTTTATCTTTGCGGCAAGGAAAGACATTCACATCATTGATTTGCAGAAGACTATCGTTTATTTCGACAAGGCTTATGAGTTTTTGGAAGATGAAGCCGCAAAAGGCAAGACGGTGCTATTTGTCTGCACAAAGAAACAGGGTAAGGAAGATGTAAAGGAAGCGGCAGAGTCCTGCGGTATGCCCTATGTAAATGAGAAGTGGCTTGGTGGTCTTTTGACAAATTTTGCAACAATCCAGAAGAGCATTCAGAAGCTTGAAAGATTGGAAGAGATGGAAGAGACAGGCGAGATAGAAGCATATACCAAAAAAGAGCAGAAAATTTTGAGAAAAAGAAAAGAGAAGCTTCAAAAGTATCTAAGTGGCATTAGGGATATGAAGAATTTACCCGATATCTTGCTTGTTATTGATGTAAAAAGGGAAGAGCTTGCCGTAAAAGAAGCCAATAAGCTTGGCATTCCTATAGTTGCTTTAGTTGATACAAACTGTGATCCTGATCCGATTGATTATGTGATACCAGGCAATGATGATGCTATAAGGTCTATAAAACTGATTGTCTCAAGACTTGCTGAAGCAATAAAGAGCGGTAAAGCAAGATACGAAAAAGAGCTTGAATTAAAACAGGAAGAAGAGGCATTTGAAGAAGGCAGGGAAGAAAAATTAGAAGCAGAAGAGGAGGAAGAGTAA
- the tsf gene encoding translation elongation factor Ts, with protein MAQITAAMVKELRERTGAGMMACKKALQETDGDIEKAIDKLREMGLASAAKKAGREANEGKITSYIHAGGKIGVLVEVNCETDFVANTDDFNQLCKDIAMHIAAAAPLYVKREDIPEEELNKEKEIMKEQLRQQGKPENILDKIVEGKIEKYYEEVCLLEQPFIKDSEVKIKDLIQNAIAKLGENIVVRRFARFKIGE; from the coding sequence ATGGCACAGATTACAGCTGCAATGGTTAAGGAGCTGCGCGAGAGAACAGGCGCAGGTATGATGGCATGCAAAAAGGCACTTCAAGAGACAGATGGAGATATAGAAAAGGCTATAGATAAACTCAGAGAGATGGGACTTGCATCTGCCGCAAAGAAAGCAGGAAGAGAAGCAAACGAAGGCAAAATTACAAGCTATATACACGCTGGCGGCAAGATTGGTGTTTTGGTTGAAGTTAACTGCGAGACAGACTTTGTTGCGAATACAGACGATTTCAATCAGCTTTGCAAGGATATAGCTATGCATATAGCTGCTGCTGCTCCTCTGTATGTAAAAAGGGAAGATATACCAGAAGAAGAGCTGAACAAAGAGAAAGAGATAATGAAGGAGCAGCTAAGACAGCAGGGAAAACCTGAAAACATTCTTGATAAGATTGTTGAAGGTAAGATTGAAAAGTATTACGAAGAAGTATGTCTTCTTGAGCAGCCGTTTATAAAGGATTCTGAAGTTAAGATTAAAGATTTAATTCAGAATGCTATAGCAAAGCTGGGTGAGAACATAGTTGTTAGGAGATTTGCAAGATTCAAGATAGGTGAATAA
- the pyrH gene encoding UMP kinase — MSEKPVFKRILLKLSGEALMGSLSYGICEETIKEIAQQIKDVRELGVDVCTVIGGGNIFRGVKGAAMGMDRASADYMGMLATVINGLALQDALEKMGVQTRVISAIEMREIAEPYIRRRALRHLEKGRVIIFVAGTGNPYFTTDTAASLRAMEMGADVILKATKVDGVYDKDPMVYADAKRIKTITYIEVLDRNLRVMDSTAISMCMENQMPIIVFSIKEYGALKRIVLGENIGTLVK; from the coding sequence ATGAGCGAAAAACCTGTGTTTAAAAGGATTCTGTTGAAATTAAGCGGGGAAGCCCTGATGGGCTCCCTTTCTTATGGTATATGCGAAGAGACGATAAAAGAGATTGCCCAGCAGATAAAGGATGTAAGGGAGTTGGGCGTTGATGTTTGCACTGTTATAGGTGGTGGCAATATTTTCAGGGGCGTTAAGGGTGCAGCTATGGGTATGGATAGGGCAAGCGCTGATTATATGGGTATGCTTGCCACGGTTATAAATGGTCTTGCGCTTCAAGATGCACTTGAGAAGATGGGCGTGCAGACGCGTGTTATATCTGCTATCGAGATGAGAGAGATAGCTGAGCCTTATATAAGAAGAAGAGCACTAAGGCATCTGGAAAAGGGCAGAGTTATAATATTTGTTGCGGGAACAGGTAATCCTTATTTTACAACGGATACTGCTGCATCCTTAAGGGCCATGGAGATGGGTGCTGATGTTATACTGAAGGCGACAAAGGTTGATGGGGTTTATGATAAAGACCCAATGGTATATGCTGATGCAAAACGCATAAAAACCATCACATATATTGAAGTGTTGGATAGAAATTTGCGTGTTATGGACTCCACGGCTATATCGATGTGTATGGAAAACCAGATGCCTATAATTGTTTTCTCTATAAAAGAGTATGGTGCTTTAAAAAGGATTGTGCTTGGTGAGAACATAGGCACACTGGTTAAGTAA